One genomic window of Cricetulus griseus strain 17A/GY chromosome 3, alternate assembly CriGri-PICRH-1.0, whole genome shotgun sequence includes the following:
- the Stx4 gene encoding syntaxin-4 isoform X2 encodes MRDRTHELRQGDNSSDDEDEARVALVVHPGTARLGSPDDEFFQKAIRQTMAKLESKVRELEKQQVTILATPLPEESMKQGLQNLREEIKQLGREVRAQLKAIEPQKEEADENYNSVNTRMKKTQHGVLSQQFVELINKCNSMQSEYREKNVERIRRQLKITNAGMVSDEELEQMLDSGQSEVFVSNILKDTQVTRQALNEISARHSEIQQLERSIRELHEIFTFLATEVEMQGEMINRIEKNILSSADYVERGQEHVKIALENQKKARKKKVMIAICVSITVLILAVIIGITITVG; translated from the exons ATGCGCGACAGGACCCATGAGCTGAGGCAG GGGGACAACAGCTCGGACGACGAAGATGAGGCTCGAGTCGCGCTGGTGGTGCACCCAGGTACCGCCCGGCTGGGCAGCCCAGATGACGAGTTCTTCCAGAAG GCAATTCGGCAAACTATGGCCAAACTGGAGAGTAAAGTCCGGGAGTTGGAGAAACAGCAGGTCACCATTCTGGCCACGCCCCTTCCCGAGGAGA GCATGAAGCAGGGCCTGCAGAACCTGCGCGAGGAGATCAAACAGCTGGGGAGAGAGGTCCGGGCACAGCTAAAAG CCATAGAGCCTCAGAAGGAAGAAGCTGATGAGAATTATAACTCAGTCAACACAAGAATGAAAAAAACCCAG CACGGGGTCCTGTCCCAGCAATTTGTCGAGCTCATCAACAAGTGCAACTCAATGCAGTCGGAATACCGAGAGAAGAATGTGGAGCGCATTCGGAGGCAGCTGAAGATCA CCAACGCCGGAATGGTGTCTGATGAGGAGCTGGAGCAGATGCTAGACAGTGGGCAGAGTGAAGTGTTCGTGTCCAAC ATACTGAAGGACACACAGGTGACACGTCAGGCTCTGAATGAGATCTCAGCACGACACAGTGAGATCCAGCAGCTAGAGCGCAGCATCCGTGAACTCCATGAGATCTTCACTTTTCTAGCTACTGAGGTGGAGATGCAG GGGGAGATGATCAACCGTATTGAGAAGAACATCCTGAGCTCAGCCGACTATGTGGAGCGTGGGCAAGAGCATGTCAAGATAGCCCTAGAGAACCAGAAGAAGGCTCGGAAG AAAAAAGTCATGATTGCCATCTGTGTTTCTATCACTGTCCTCATCTTGGCTGTCATCATTGGCATCACCATAACCGTTGGATAA
- the Stx4 gene encoding syntaxin-4 isoform X1 has translation MRDRTHELRQGDNSSDDEDEARVALVVHPGTARLGSPDDEFFQKVQAIRQTMAKLESKVRELEKQQVTILATPLPEESMKQGLQNLREEIKQLGREVRAQLKAIEPQKEEADENYNSVNTRMKKTQHGVLSQQFVELINKCNSMQSEYREKNVERIRRQLKITNAGMVSDEELEQMLDSGQSEVFVSNILKDTQVTRQALNEISARHSEIQQLERSIRELHEIFTFLATEVEMQGEMINRIEKNILSSADYVERGQEHVKIALENQKKARKKKVMIAICVSITVLILAVIIGITITVG, from the exons ATGCGCGACAGGACCCATGAGCTGAGGCAG GGGGACAACAGCTCGGACGACGAAGATGAGGCTCGAGTCGCGCTGGTGGTGCACCCAGGTACCGCCCGGCTGGGCAGCCCAGATGACGAGTTCTTCCAGAAG GTCCAGGCAATTCGGCAAACTATGGCCAAACTGGAGAGTAAAGTCCGGGAGTTGGAGAAACAGCAGGTCACCATTCTGGCCACGCCCCTTCCCGAGGAGA GCATGAAGCAGGGCCTGCAGAACCTGCGCGAGGAGATCAAACAGCTGGGGAGAGAGGTCCGGGCACAGCTAAAAG CCATAGAGCCTCAGAAGGAAGAAGCTGATGAGAATTATAACTCAGTCAACACAAGAATGAAAAAAACCCAG CACGGGGTCCTGTCCCAGCAATTTGTCGAGCTCATCAACAAGTGCAACTCAATGCAGTCGGAATACCGAGAGAAGAATGTGGAGCGCATTCGGAGGCAGCTGAAGATCA CCAACGCCGGAATGGTGTCTGATGAGGAGCTGGAGCAGATGCTAGACAGTGGGCAGAGTGAAGTGTTCGTGTCCAAC ATACTGAAGGACACACAGGTGACACGTCAGGCTCTGAATGAGATCTCAGCACGACACAGTGAGATCCAGCAGCTAGAGCGCAGCATCCGTGAACTCCATGAGATCTTCACTTTTCTAGCTACTGAGGTGGAGATGCAG GGGGAGATGATCAACCGTATTGAGAAGAACATCCTGAGCTCAGCCGACTATGTGGAGCGTGGGCAAGAGCATGTCAAGATAGCCCTAGAGAACCAGAAGAAGGCTCGGAAG AAAAAAGTCATGATTGCCATCTGTGTTTCTATCACTGTCCTCATCTTGGCTGTCATCATTGGCATCACCATAACCGTTGGATAA
- the Stx4 gene encoding syntaxin-4 isoform X3, whose translation MAKLESKVRELEKQQVTILATPLPEESMKQGLQNLREEIKQLGREVRAQLKAIEPQKEEADENYNSVNTRMKKTQHGVLSQQFVELINKCNSMQSEYREKNVERIRRQLKITNAGMVSDEELEQMLDSGQSEVFVSNILKDTQVTRQALNEISARHSEIQQLERSIRELHEIFTFLATEVEMQGEMINRIEKNILSSADYVERGQEHVKIALENQKKARKKKVMIAICVSITVLILAVIIGITITVG comes from the exons ATGGCCAAACTGGAGAGTAAAGTCCGGGAGTTGGAGAAACAGCAGGTCACCATTCTGGCCACGCCCCTTCCCGAGGAGA GCATGAAGCAGGGCCTGCAGAACCTGCGCGAGGAGATCAAACAGCTGGGGAGAGAGGTCCGGGCACAGCTAAAAG CCATAGAGCCTCAGAAGGAAGAAGCTGATGAGAATTATAACTCAGTCAACACAAGAATGAAAAAAACCCAG CACGGGGTCCTGTCCCAGCAATTTGTCGAGCTCATCAACAAGTGCAACTCAATGCAGTCGGAATACCGAGAGAAGAATGTGGAGCGCATTCGGAGGCAGCTGAAGATCA CCAACGCCGGAATGGTGTCTGATGAGGAGCTGGAGCAGATGCTAGACAGTGGGCAGAGTGAAGTGTTCGTGTCCAAC ATACTGAAGGACACACAGGTGACACGTCAGGCTCTGAATGAGATCTCAGCACGACACAGTGAGATCCAGCAGCTAGAGCGCAGCATCCGTGAACTCCATGAGATCTTCACTTTTCTAGCTACTGAGGTGGAGATGCAG GGGGAGATGATCAACCGTATTGAGAAGAACATCCTGAGCTCAGCCGACTATGTGGAGCGTGGGCAAGAGCATGTCAAGATAGCCCTAGAGAACCAGAAGAAGGCTCGGAAG AAAAAAGTCATGATTGCCATCTGTGTTTCTATCACTGTCCTCATCTTGGCTGTCATCATTGGCATCACCATAACCGTTGGATAA